A stretch of the Polluticoccus soli genome encodes the following:
- the dnaE gene encoding DNA polymerase III subunit alpha, whose amino-acid sequence MKFSHLHNHTQFSLLDGASSISRLFDKAMKDEMPAMAITDHGNMFGAFEFVAEAWKNKKVVGKTEDGKDITEPVVKPVVGCEFYVVENRHKRQFSRDEKDQRFHQLLLAKNEVGYRNLVKLCSLGFMEGLYGKYPRIDKELILQYHEGLIATTCCLGASVPRTILKKGEDEGEREFKWWLDLFGDDYYVEFQRHDIPEQIKVNEVLVKFARKYNVPIIASNDSHYVDQADYNAHDILLCINTGEKQSTPTMKDFSDDDVMAKDKRFAFYNDQFYFKNTAEMSKLFADLPEAIDNTNLIVDKVKPLKLERDILLPHFKVPPEFHDDQDAFLEHLTWTGAKERYKEITPDIEERLNFELFTIKTMGFAGYFLIVSDFIKAGRDLGVFIGPGRGSAAGSAVAYCTGITNIDPIKYNLLFERFLNPERKSMPDIDTDFDDVGRQKVIDYVVDKYGKTQVAHIVTYGTMAAKSSIKDVARVMDLPLPDANGLAKLVPERPGISLKRLLHAPMKGEKSLEEKEGIGGEEVDNVNKLREIYASDNMHGQVLRSAEKLEGSVRNTGIHAAGIIIAPKDLSEMIPVCAVKDVNLLITQFEGNIIENAGVIKMDFLGLKTLTIIKDALALIKRNYNVDIDIDYIPLDDEKTYELYQRGETNGTFQFESAGMQKYLRELKPDKFDDLIAMNALYRPGPLEYIPNFIKRKHGEEEIVYDLPEMEEYLADTYGITVYQEQVMLLSQKLGGFSKGDADVLRKAMGKKQKAVLDKMKGQFVEGAKAKGHPEDKLNKVWTDWEAFAQYAFNKSHSTCYAFVAYQTAYLKAHYPSEYMAAVLNNQGNIDKIKFYMEECQRMGLSVLGPDVNESLKGFSVNKEGVVRFGMNAIKGVGEAAVEDLIAEREANGPFSSVFDFVSRINQRTVNKKTIEGLIYAGGLDCFTDLHRAQYFYAPPTDPVTGLERLARFGNQVQANTSMASNSLFGESTMADVKPPTIPDCPTWTLPELLDREKDVIGIYLSAHPLDGFKFEMQYYGFTPISELENSKGRTIRVAGFVTDAAHMTTKKGSKFGKMVINDYSGHQEIVFWEKNYLQYNNYLDNGQTLLIQGVYQEHRFRPGVMEFDIQSIMLLDEVKKKLTKKLNLWMPLAKINQELVMFLSDNLKQNPGNTDVVVQIVDEEDNMTTKMKTAGQRLAINDELINFLQENDYIRLSLELS is encoded by the coding sequence ATGAAGTTTTCTCACTTACACAATCACACACAATTTTCCCTGCTCGACGGGGCATCCAGTATTTCACGGCTTTTCGACAAGGCCATGAAAGACGAGATGCCGGCCATGGCCATCACCGACCATGGTAACATGTTCGGCGCATTTGAGTTTGTGGCAGAGGCATGGAAGAACAAAAAAGTAGTAGGCAAAACCGAGGACGGTAAAGACATTACCGAGCCCGTGGTGAAGCCTGTTGTGGGGTGTGAGTTTTACGTTGTAGAGAACCGCCACAAAAGGCAGTTCAGCCGCGATGAGAAGGACCAGCGTTTTCACCAGCTGCTGCTGGCCAAGAACGAAGTGGGGTACCGCAACCTGGTAAAGCTTTGTTCGCTGGGTTTTATGGAGGGGCTGTATGGTAAATACCCCCGTATCGACAAAGAGCTGATACTGCAATACCACGAGGGCCTGATCGCTACTACCTGTTGCCTTGGTGCCTCGGTGCCGCGCACCATCCTGAAGAAAGGAGAAGATGAAGGGGAGCGCGAGTTCAAATGGTGGCTCGACCTGTTTGGCGATGACTACTACGTAGAGTTCCAGCGCCACGACATACCCGAGCAGATAAAGGTGAACGAAGTGCTGGTGAAGTTTGCGCGCAAGTACAATGTACCCATTATCGCGTCGAATGACTCGCACTACGTAGACCAGGCCGATTACAACGCCCACGATATCCTGCTTTGTATCAACACCGGCGAGAAGCAAAGCACGCCGACGATGAAGGACTTCAGCGACGATGACGTGATGGCGAAAGACAAACGCTTTGCCTTCTACAACGACCAGTTCTATTTCAAGAATACGGCTGAAATGTCGAAGCTGTTCGCCGACCTGCCGGAAGCTATCGACAACACCAACCTGATAGTAGACAAGGTAAAACCCCTGAAGCTGGAGCGCGACATCCTGTTGCCTCACTTCAAGGTGCCGCCGGAGTTTCACGACGACCAGGATGCCTTTCTCGAGCACCTGACATGGACCGGTGCAAAAGAACGCTACAAGGAAATAACACCCGATATAGAAGAGCGCCTGAATTTTGAGCTCTTCACCATCAAGACCATGGGTTTCGCGGGTTACTTCCTTATTGTATCCGACTTCATCAAAGCAGGTCGCGACCTGGGTGTGTTTATTGGTCCCGGTCGTGGTTCTGCCGCCGGTAGCGCCGTTGCCTATTGCACAGGCATTACCAACATCGACCCCATTAAGTATAACCTCCTGTTCGAGCGTTTCCTTAACCCGGAACGTAAGAGCATGCCCGATATCGATACCGACTTTGATGACGTCGGTCGCCAGAAGGTGATCGACTATGTGGTAGACAAATATGGTAAAACACAGGTGGCACACATCGTTACCTATGGTACCATGGCTGCCAAGAGCAGTATCAAAGACGTGGCCCGAGTAATGGACCTGCCGCTGCCTGATGCTAACGGCCTGGCCAAGCTGGTGCCAGAGCGTCCCGGTATATCACTGAAACGCCTGCTGCATGCCCCCATGAAAGGGGAGAAGAGCCTTGAAGAAAAAGAAGGTATCGGAGGCGAGGAGGTTGACAACGTAAACAAGCTGCGCGAGATCTACGCCAGCGATAATATGCACGGACAGGTGCTCCGTTCAGCTGAAAAGCTCGAGGGCTCTGTTCGTAACACCGGTATCCACGCAGCGGGTATCATCATCGCTCCCAAAGATCTGAGTGAAATGATCCCTGTGTGTGCGGTGAAGGATGTGAACCTCCTCATCACACAGTTTGAAGGTAACATCATCGAGAACGCCGGCGTTATCAAGATGGACTTTTTGGGTCTGAAGACCCTGACCATCATCAAAGATGCGCTGGCACTTATCAAGCGTAACTACAATGTCGACATCGACATTGACTACATACCGCTCGATGACGAAAAGACGTACGAGCTGTACCAACGCGGTGAGACCAACGGTACCTTCCAGTTTGAAAGTGCGGGTATGCAGAAATACCTGCGCGAGCTGAAGCCGGATAAATTCGACGATCTGATCGCGATGAACGCCCTGTACCGTCCGGGCCCGCTGGAGTATATCCCTAACTTCATCAAGCGTAAGCACGGTGAAGAAGAGATCGTGTACGATCTGCCGGAAATGGAAGAATACCTTGCTGATACCTACGGTATCACGGTATACCAGGAGCAGGTGATGTTGCTGTCGCAAAAGCTGGGTGGCTTCAGTAAAGGTGATGCCGACGTACTGCGTAAGGCGATGGGTAAAAAGCAGAAGGCGGTACTGGATAAAATGAAAGGCCAGTTTGTGGAAGGCGCCAAAGCAAAAGGTCACCCTGAAGACAAACTAAACAAGGTATGGACCGACTGGGAAGCATTCGCCCAGTACGCGTTCAACAAATCGCACTCTACCTGTTATGCGTTTGTGGCGTACCAGACAGCTTACCTGAAGGCACACTACCCTTCAGAATACATGGCGGCGGTACTGAACAACCAGGGCAACATTGATAAGATCAAGTTCTACATGGAGGAGTGCCAGCGCATGGGGCTCTCTGTATTAGGGCCTGATGTGAATGAGAGCTTGAAAGGCTTCTCGGTAAATAAAGAAGGTGTAGTACGTTTCGGTATGAATGCCATTAAGGGTGTTGGTGAGGCTGCGGTAGAAGACCTGATAGCAGAACGTGAAGCTAACGGACCGTTCTCTTCAGTGTTCGATTTTGTTTCCCGCATCAACCAGCGCACCGTCAACAAAAAGACAATTGAAGGATTAATATATGCGGGTGGCTTGGATTGTTTTACCGACCTGCACCGCGCGCAGTATTTCTATGCGCCGCCTACGGATCCGGTAACGGGTCTGGAGCGCCTGGCGCGTTTTGGCAACCAGGTACAGGCCAACACTTCAATGGCTTCAAACAGCCTGTTTGGCGAAAGCACTATGGCTGACGTGAAGCCGCCTACTATACCGGACTGTCCCACATGGACGCTGCCTGAGCTGCTGGATCGTGAAAAAGATGTGATCGGTATCTACCTGAGTGCGCACCCGCTGGATGGTTTCAAGTTCGAAATGCAGTATTATGGCTTTACTCCGATCAGCGAGTTGGAGAACAGCAAAGGACGAACCATACGCGTAGCAGGCTTTGTGACTGATGCTGCGCACATGACCACCAAGAAGGGTAGTAAGTTTGGTAAGATGGTGATCAACGACTACAGTGGCCACCAGGAGATCGTATTCTGGGAGAAGAACTACCTGCAATACAACAACTATCTTGATAATGGACAAACGCTATTGATACAGGGGGTGTACCAGGAGCATAGATTCCGGCCGGGCGTGATGGAGTTCGATATACAAAGCATCATGCTGCTGGATGAAGTGAAAAAGAAGCTGACAAAGAAGCTGAACCTTTGGATGCCGTTGGCTAAGATCAACCAGGAACTGGTTATGTTCTTAAGTGACAACCTGAAGCAAAATCCCGGTAACACCGATGTGGTCGTGCAAATAGTGGATGAAGAAGATAATATGACCACAAAAATGAAAACGGCCGGTCAGCGACTGGCGATCAACGACGAACTGATCAACTTCCTGCAGGAGAATGATTATATCAGGCTCTCGCTGGAGCTTTCATAA
- the trxA gene encoding thioredoxin: MANTFNDTNFQTEVLQSDKLTMVDFWAPWCGPCIALGKTIDILATDYADKINVGKLNTDENPQVSLEYGVMNLPCVLFFKNGQVVDKHIGLAARNVFEKKIQQHM; encoded by the coding sequence ATGGCAAACACATTCAACGACACAAATTTTCAAACCGAAGTACTCCAATCCGATAAGCTGACCATGGTTGATTTCTGGGCTCCATGGTGCGGACCTTGCATTGCGCTGGGTAAAACCATCGATATCCTGGCTACCGATTATGCAGATAAGATAAATGTGGGTAAGCTTAATACAGACGAAAACCCACAGGTTTCACTGGAGTATGGGGTGATGAACCTTCCTTGTGTATTGTTCTTCAAAAACGGCCAGGTGGTAGATAAGCATATCGGCCTGGCTGCCCGTAATGTATTCGAAAAGAAGATACAACAGCATATGTAA
- the trxA gene encoding thioredoxin has protein sequence MAAVFTDANFDQEVIKAEKLTVVDFWAPWCGPCLALGPTIDALAKEYDGKVNVGKVNVDENPQLSINYGITSIPAVLFIKGGQVVDKQVGAAPKGVFDKKIQQHL, from the coding sequence ATGGCAGCAGTATTCACTGACGCAAACTTTGATCAGGAAGTAATAAAAGCAGAAAAGCTTACCGTTGTTGACTTTTGGGCTCCATGGTGCGGTCCTTGCCTGGCGCTGGGTCCAACCATCGATGCACTTGCTAAAGAGTATGATGGCAAAGTAAATGTTGGTAAAGTAAACGTGGATGAGAACCCACAACTGTCTATCAACTATGGTATCACCAGCATACCGGCAGTATTGTTCATCAAAGGCGGCCAGGTTGTTGACAAACAAGTAGGCGCTGCTCCCAAAGGTGTTTTCGATAAGAAGATACAACAGCACCTGTAA
- a CDS encoding fatty acid desaturase family protein, producing the protein MKGLTAITDPVYTKPEHETAFARLSKKFIRDERDLPFMKLTLQITFTLIPLAVLVYLLPVGGVAWWAAVVAFQFLNNVTFKGPFGLMLHCTSHRAFFKKEYDFMNHYLPWVIAPLFGHSPETYYAHHIGMHHAENNLEDDESSTMPYRRDSLRGFVHYFGVFLFSGIYHLANYFFRKKRKRLLYRSVRGELLFIAFCIAMSFVNWQATLVVFIIPFVLFRLVAMLGNWAQHAFIDPLDPGNDYKNSITCINTKYNHKCWNDGYHISHHEKQSMHWTEHPTYFSQTLDKYIQNDAIVFDGIHFLHVFAYLMRKRYDLLARHFVNIGDRFTTDEEVIDFLKSRTHKIPFAALAQPQYAKAVKTAQQRA; encoded by the coding sequence ATGAAAGGACTCACGGCGATCACCGACCCGGTCTACACAAAACCGGAGCACGAAACTGCATTTGCAAGGCTCTCTAAAAAGTTTATCCGCGACGAGCGCGACTTGCCCTTTATGAAGTTGACGCTTCAGATCACTTTTACATTGATACCGCTGGCTGTTTTGGTATACCTGCTGCCGGTGGGTGGTGTGGCTTGGTGGGCTGCTGTCGTAGCTTTCCAGTTTTTGAACAACGTCACTTTTAAAGGGCCGTTTGGTTTGATGCTTCATTGCACCAGCCACCGGGCTTTTTTTAAGAAGGAGTATGATTTTATGAATCATTACCTGCCATGGGTCATTGCTCCATTATTCGGCCACTCGCCAGAAACCTACTACGCACACCACATAGGCATGCATCACGCTGAGAATAACCTGGAAGATGACGAAAGCAGCACCATGCCTTATCGCCGCGACTCGCTGCGTGGCTTTGTGCATTACTTCGGCGTGTTTCTATTTTCGGGTATATACCACCTGGCTAATTATTTCTTCCGTAAAAAACGCAAACGCCTGTTGTACAGATCGGTGAGGGGAGAGCTGCTGTTCATTGCTTTCTGCATCGCGATGAGTTTTGTGAATTGGCAGGCTACACTGGTTGTCTTTATTATACCGTTCGTATTATTCAGACTAGTGGCAATGCTGGGTAACTGGGCGCAACACGCGTTCATCGATCCGCTGGATCCGGGTAATGATTATAAGAACAGCATCACGTGCATCAATACTAAGTACAATCATAAATGTTGGAACGATGGGTATCATATCAGCCATCATGAAAAACAATCTATGCACTGGACAGAGCACCCAACTTATTTCAGCCAGACACTGGACAAGTATATTCAGAATGACGCCATAGTATTCGATGGTATTCATTTCCTGCATGTGTTTGCTTACCTGATGCGGAAGCGCTATGATCTTTTGGCGAGGCATTTTGTCAACATTGGTGACAGGTTTACTACCGATGAAGAAGTAATAGATTTTCTTAAGTCACGTACTCATAAAATTCCTTTTGCTGCATTAGCGCAGCCGCAATATGCTAAGGCGGTAAAGACCGCTCAACAACGAGCTTAG
- a CDS encoding T9SS type A sorting domain-containing protein, translating to MASNAVCVFPVLSTPITVEVLATDTAKVSIVGNKSIAGYTFYATLVNGGTKPTFQWRKNNVDIPGATGDTYATTSLNANDKISVYAGTSQQCAYPLFVLSNSILASEVTSVKSVAANTTSIQLFPNPNEGKFEIKASVKATSGDAGIEVLNAVGQVVFRNTVPVQGSDFNTNIDLGANAAAGMYMVRLNIDGQVSTLRFVVK from the coding sequence ATGGCGAGCAACGCAGTATGTGTGTTCCCGGTACTGTCAACGCCAATAACTGTTGAAGTTCTTGCAACGGACACTGCGAAAGTGAGCATCGTAGGTAATAAGAGCATCGCTGGCTATACGTTTTATGCTACGCTGGTTAACGGTGGTACCAAACCAACCTTCCAATGGAGGAAGAACAATGTAGACATACCCGGTGCTACTGGTGATACATATGCAACTACCAGCCTGAACGCTAACGATAAAATATCGGTTTATGCAGGTACCAGCCAGCAGTGCGCATATCCTTTGTTCGTACTCAGCAACTCTATATTGGCTAGTGAGGTAACGAGTGTGAAATCTGTAGCTGCTAATACGACAAGCATACAGTTGTTCCCTAACCCGAACGAAGGTAAGTTTGAGATCAAGGCTTCAGTAAAAGCGACTAGCGGCGATGCAGGTATCGAAGTATTGAACGCTGTAGGTCAGGTTGTATTCCGCAACACTGTGCCAGTGCAAGGTTCTGATTTCAACACGAACATCGATCTGGGTGCGAATGCTGCAGCAGGTATGTATATGGTAAGGTTGAATATCGACGGACAAGTGTCGACACTGAGGTTCGTAGTTAAATAA
- the dusB gene encoding tRNA dihydrouridine synthase DusB encodes MAKIGQIELGEFPLLLAPMEDVSDPPFRAVCKQHGADLMYTEFISSEGLIRDAIKSRQKLDIFDYERPIGIQIFGGDEDAMAMAARIVDTTNPDLLDINFGCPVKKVVCKGAGAGVLKDIDLMVRLTTAVVRSTKLPVTVKTRLGWDDSSKNIEEVAERLQDVGIQALTVHGRTRVQMYKGEADWRLIAKVKENPRIQIPIFGNGDIDTPQKALEYKNRYGVDGIMIGRAAIGYPWIFREIKHFLATGETLAPPTLEERLDACRKHLLGSVQWKGEKLGILEMRRHYANYLKGLPHIKDFRTRLVTTDNLQELEAIFADIATHYASLEGQALVA; translated from the coding sequence ATGGCTAAGATCGGGCAAATAGAACTGGGCGAATTTCCTTTGCTTCTGGCTCCTATGGAGGACGTGAGCGATCCGCCTTTCCGGGCTGTATGCAAACAGCATGGAGCCGACCTTATGTATACTGAGTTCATTTCTTCGGAAGGCCTGATACGTGATGCCATAAAAAGCCGCCAGAAGCTGGACATCTTTGACTATGAGCGCCCTATAGGTATCCAGATATTCGGGGGCGATGAGGACGCCATGGCTATGGCTGCACGTATTGTAGACACAACCAACCCCGACCTGCTCGATATCAATTTCGGTTGCCCGGTAAAAAAGGTTGTATGCAAGGGTGCCGGTGCCGGTGTGCTGAAAGACATAGACCTGATGGTACGCCTGACCACCGCGGTGGTGCGTTCTACCAAACTGCCTGTTACAGTTAAAACCCGCCTGGGCTGGGACGACAGCTCGAAGAACATTGAGGAAGTAGCGGAGCGCCTGCAGGACGTTGGCATACAGGCTCTTACAGTACACGGCCGTACGCGGGTCCAGATGTACAAAGGTGAAGCCGATTGGAGGCTGATAGCCAAAGTAAAAGAGAATCCTCGCATACAAATACCCATATTTGGCAACGGTGACATAGACACTCCACAAAAAGCGCTGGAATATAAGAACCGCTATGGAGTAGACGGCATCATGATAGGCCGTGCTGCCATTGGATACCCCTGGATATTCCGCGAGATCAAACATTTCCTGGCAACCGGTGAAACCCTGGCCCCTCCTACCCTTGAGGAGCGCCTGGATGCCTGCCGTAAACACCTGCTGGGTTCTGTACAATGGAAAGGTGAAAAACTGGGCATACTCGAAATGCGCCGTCACTACGCCAACTACCTGAAAGGATTGCCACACATAAAAGATTTCCGCACCAGGCTGGTGACTACCGACAACCTGCAGGAACTGGAAGCAATCTTTGCCGACATAGCCACCCATTACGCCAGTCTCGAAGGCCAGGCTTTGGTAGCTTAG
- a CDS encoding KUP/HAK/KT family potassium transporter, giving the protein MGSKNLNKASLAGLIIALGIIYGDIGTSPLYVFNAICNGKVISDLLIIGSLSCIIWTLTLQTTVKYVLLTLRADNKGEGGTFALFALVRRHGKWTVFPAMIGGATLLADGMITPPISVTSAVEGLKNIPLMSHISDQSIVTIVITILTGVFFTQQFGTASIGKAFGPVMLLWFTMLAVLGIAHISDDLAILKAFNPYYAFKLLSEYPSGFWILGAVFLCTTGAEALYSDMGHCGRQNIRISWIFVKLCLILNYLGQGAWLLGHQGQVWSSEGANPFYSLMPHWFLLAGIIIATITAIIASQAMISASFTLISEAVKLNVWPKLKINYPTIERGQIFIPGINVLLFAGCVIIVLTFQKSSRMEAAYGLAITLCMMMTSALFSYYMFIRRVPLVWIAAYLLIFPTIEMSFLIANLEKFPHGGYMALIAAGAIFMVMLVWFKARKIKNRYVEFVRLEDYVPIIQELSNDRTIPKYSTHLVYLTSANNPKEIEHKIIFSILYRKPKRADIYWFVHVDVLDEPYTMEYVVQTIIPNEIVRIEFRLGFRVEHRIQMMFRKVVEEMVQNKEVNIVSRYESLSKNNVMGDFRFIIMEKFLSRDNELPFWDKLMMRGYFMLKKISLSEERAFGLDSSDVTLEKYPIIVSPTSEINLKRLEEE; this is encoded by the coding sequence GTGGGTAGTAAAAATCTGAACAAAGCCTCGCTGGCGGGTTTAATAATAGCTCTGGGAATTATCTATGGCGATATTGGTACCTCCCCGCTCTACGTTTTCAACGCAATATGTAACGGTAAAGTTATCAGCGACCTGTTGATAATCGGTAGTCTTTCCTGCATCATTTGGACGCTGACTTTGCAAACCACCGTAAAGTACGTTCTGTTGACGCTCAGGGCGGATAACAAAGGGGAAGGTGGCACATTTGCCTTATTTGCTTTAGTTCGACGACATGGGAAATGGACAGTCTTTCCGGCCATGATAGGTGGTGCCACGCTGCTTGCCGACGGTATGATCACTCCGCCCATCTCGGTGACTTCCGCCGTAGAGGGGCTGAAGAACATACCCCTGATGAGCCATATTTCTGATCAGTCCATCGTGACCATTGTGATTACCATTCTGACGGGGGTATTCTTTACACAACAGTTTGGTACCGCCTCTATCGGTAAGGCATTTGGACCTGTTATGTTGCTGTGGTTCACAATGTTGGCTGTTCTAGGTATCGCGCATATCAGTGATGACCTGGCTATTCTGAAAGCCTTTAACCCATATTATGCGTTTAAACTTCTTTCTGAATACCCCAGTGGTTTCTGGATACTAGGTGCCGTATTCCTGTGTACTACAGGTGCCGAAGCGTTGTATTCTGATATGGGGCACTGTGGCAGACAGAATATTAGGATCTCCTGGATATTTGTGAAACTGTGCCTGATATTGAACTACCTGGGCCAGGGGGCATGGTTGTTAGGCCATCAAGGACAAGTTTGGTCATCGGAAGGCGCCAATCCATTTTACAGCCTGATGCCACATTGGTTCCTGCTGGCAGGGATCATTATTGCCACTATCACAGCCATTATCGCCAGCCAGGCTATGATATCGGCATCATTCACGCTCATCAGTGAAGCGGTAAAACTGAACGTATGGCCTAAATTGAAGATCAACTATCCGACAATTGAACGCGGCCAGATATTCATACCGGGTATCAACGTGCTGCTGTTTGCGGGTTGCGTCATCATCGTTTTGACTTTCCAGAAGTCATCACGTATGGAGGCTGCCTACGGTCTGGCAATTACCCTGTGTATGATGATGACCTCGGCCTTGTTCTCGTATTACATGTTCATACGACGGGTGCCTCTTGTGTGGATAGCCGCCTATCTTCTCATATTTCCGACAATCGAAATGTCGTTCCTGATAGCGAACCTGGAAAAATTTCCGCATGGTGGTTATATGGCCTTGATAGCTGCAGGTGCCATTTTCATGGTGATGCTGGTTTGGTTCAAGGCCCGTAAGATCAAGAATCGATACGTAGAGTTTGTGAGGCTGGAAGACTACGTGCCAATCATACAGGAACTGAGTAATGACCGCACCATTCCTAAGTACTCTACCCACTTGGTGTACCTCACCAGCGCAAATAATCCCAAAGAGATAGAGCACAAGATCATTTTCTCGATCCTTTACCGTAAACCCAAGAGAGCTGATATCTACTGGTTTGTGCACGTAGACGTTTTGGATGAGCCGTATACTATGGAGTATGTAGTGCAAACTATCATTCCTAACGAGATCGTCAGGATCGAGTTCCGCCTTGGTTTCCGTGTGGAGCATAGGATACAAATGATGTTCAGGAAAGTGGTGGAAGAGATGGTGCAGAATAAGGAAGTGAACATCGTGAGTCGTTACGAGTCCCTGAGCAAGAACAATGTAATGGGAGACTTCAGGTTCATTATCATGGAGAAATTCCTGTCGCGCGATAATGAGCTTCCATTCTGGGATAAATTGATGATGCGCGGCTATTTTATGCTGAAGAAAATAAGCTTATCTGAGGAACGTGCGTTTGGTCTCGATTCTTCGGATGTCACACTGGAAAAGTACCCCATTATCGTATCTCCAACCTCCGAGATCAATCTAAAACGCCTGGAAGAGGAATAA